The Hydra vulgaris chromosome 05, alternate assembly HydraT2T_AEP genome includes the window tatatatatatatatatatatatatatatatatatatatatatatatatatatatatatgtatatatatatatatatatatatatatatatatatatatatatatatatatatatatatatatatatatatataacaacaacaatatatattttccagtaaaattattacaatactCCAGCCACATAAAGAAGTAATAATTACACTGGAGGGTTCACTCTCATATAGCATTGCTATAACAAGGAGAGCGACCATGagaataaaataacatatacataacgaaaaataaaaatcacataCTTCCAAAATTAAGTCATAAAACCaagattaaatattaaatattttcaatatatatatatctgaaaacagaaacaaaaaaaaataaaaaataaaaataaaaagatatatttcaattaaatttcaacatagcaaccaataaaattgttgactcataaaaattcttgatttataaaataggatttgagtttgttttttaattcttgtatttataaatagattttaaagttttttcattaacatATTATCTTAGTTTAGATAAGATAGCATTGGATCTGTTTAGTTTAATTGATAATTCATTTATATGGCATTTCCAAGTTAAGCTTTCATCTATTTTTATTCCAAGATAGTTTATACTCTTTTGAGGGAGTAGTTTCTTACCATTTAATTTAATCTTGAGTTGAATATCTACATTATTGCACCTTGGTTTGAAAACTATTAGCTCAGTTTTATTACTGTTAAGAGATATTTTATTGGCATTTAACCAGTTGCAAAGTTTTTTGAGGTCATAGTTGAcatatttgttcatttttttaatagatttactgagataaaaaagatttgtgtcatcagcaaaatgcTGGACTCcacaaaatttaattgctttagaTAGATCATTTGTGtagattataaataataatggtcCCAGTACAGACCCTTGTGGTACACCTATATTAATTTCACAAGTATTGGAGTTTGTTCCATTTATAGAAACAAATTGATTTCTATTAGTGAGAAATGACTTAAGCCATAAATTTGAGACACCTCTTATACCATAATAAGATAGTTTGCTGAGAAGAATATTTAAATCTActgtgtcaaatgctttttggCGGTCAATAAATACACCACACCCAAACATTCCTTTATCAAGGGCACCTCTAATATACTCAGTGAAATTAATTAGTGCAAGAGATGTTGAATAAATTGACCTGAAACCAAATTGAAGATTGCAGAGGATATTGGCTTGCTCAAGAAAGTCATATATTCGATTGAACATAAGCCTTTCCAAGATTTTGTCAATGTTTGATTATAAAGATATTGGCCTATAGTTAGATACAAGTAATTTAGAATCTTTTTTGAAGATAAGTATAACTTTAGCAGTCTTTAGGATGTTGGGAAATATACCTTTGGAGAATGAAATGttaaagatattagaaaaaattatagaGATTTCATTTCGAAGaagtttaagaatttttataggTATGCTATTAGGCCCAGATGATTTACATGGGTCAAGCGAgtccattattatttttatttcatattcatcAGTTGGTTTAATAAAGAAGGAATTTGGATTGGGATTGGATAGATAATCAGAGAAGTGATTTTGGGATGTAGGAATTTTCGATTGGATGTCTCTACCAACAGTTgtgaaataattgttaaaagcaTTGCCAATATTCTTTGTATTAGTTATTAAATCgttgttttgttgtaaaatagtTGGTGCAGTGTGATTATTTGGATTGAGATTAATAATACTGGAGATTCcaaattgatttaatatttttgatattcttAGTAAAATAGGTagtagaataaaatttttttccttaagttgtaaatttaaagtatttttgctttccttaaaaatttaaagtatttctGTACTTTTTGTACTCATTATgataaatagttttgtttacaGGGTTCTTAGattgtgtatattttttaaacactttatttttgtgtttgatAGACAGTTTTAAGTCATCCGAGATCCATGGTTTGGCCATAAATTTAAtatccattttattaagttttctaTGAGGTGCATGAATATCTAGCAGTTCATTAACAACATTAATAGTTTTAGTAAGCATGTAATTGCAATCATAAGATTTATTAGAGATATCTTTATATGTTTTGTTGAAGTCATTTACAAATGATACTTCATTAAATGCTTTCCAGTTTCTTTCCATTACTATTTTTTTGGTGgtcaaagtttttgaaatattgtgAACAAATAGAAATTGAGGGAGGTGATCAGATATGGCAGTAGTAATGTTTCCTGCAGTAAAATCATTTGATTTAACATTtgagaatatattatcaattaaagttttagaGTTGTTAACTATACGTGTTGGATGGATAACATGAGGCATAAAGTAGTTAGTAGTTAGCAAGTTTAGAAACtcttttgttgataaaatattcatttttaaaagatcgATATTGTAATCACCTTCTAagaatatcattttattttcattcgAAAGTTTATTAATCAATGGAGTGATATAGTAATTATTGAAATCCTCAACCATCATTAGTGGGTGTGTATATATGCGACCAACAACGATGTTATGCTTTTTAGGAATGATTATTTCTACAAAGACAGATTCAAGTTCTTTGGATTTATATATGTTGAGGTCTTTACGAGGTTTATATGCAAacttattacttatatataaaaggGCATCTCCAGCTTTAGATTCAGTTGGTGTATGTTCATAAGAATAAcctttaagataaatttaattgactggagttttattattaatcaacCTTGTTTCAGTTAATCctattatattaaattcaaGATTAGCAGATTCAAGTAACTATTCCAAGTCATCAAAGTGTTTAGAGAGGGATGCTATATTTAAATGAATGAGCTTAAATgaagtttattctttttctttttttaaatcatatagaTCATCAATATCTTTATAACAGCTTTTAATTACTGTTTTATGAACTCTATCACTACATGTGTTTACATTTAGGTCATCAAGATTTGATTGGatgttgtttaatttatatcaattattttttttttagtatatttgtcGTTTAGATTATTGCATTTTAGATGAACCCAGGAAAGGCAATTTTCACAGAAAATTACTTTATGATTTTTAGAGACAATTAACTTGCTTAATTGTCTCTAAAAATCATAAAGCAACttgatttaaaagtaatatgcaagtaaaattaatataatagattattaaaagtagataaaatagattatttatatttatatatatatatatatatatatatatatatatatatatatatatatatatatatatatatatatatatatatatatatgcgtgtgtgtgtgtgtataaatatatagatgTGAGAAGTTAAACTTGATCAAAGAGATATAAGTATTTCTTAGCAgactaagtaaataaataaaaaggacGTGCCTGCCTAAAGGGAAGATTTAATGTCAGTATTATAGTAAAAGTATACCTTTATATGATGACGataattataaatcaaataaaaattcaaatactaTTTAGAATACTCTATATTTGACATATTCGAGGTCTTTCTCGTTTTTTTTCACCATGAGTGTAGCAGGATAAGCAATAAAACCAGATGTTATTTCGTTGTTTGCTTTGAGTAGTTTTCGAGTCAACAGAGCCTCATTACGTCGAGCGGTCAATTAGGGAGAGTACATTTGATTAACATAAATACTTATACCCATAAACTTAGAATTAATTAGATTTTTGAAAGTATGAATAACATGTTGGGCATCTTTCCAGTCATAGAACTTTGCATAAATGTGAGCGGGtgaattgttgttttttttttacctctatGTGCTCGCTCAACCATTGTAGTTGTTTTTTCTGGATATATTTTAGCGTGATCAACGAGGACTGTTATAAGCTTATTTTCTGTGGTTGAccagttttcatttttttcatctttcacACCTCGAAAAATAAGAGTATTTCTCATATTTCGATTAGTTTGATCATCAATTTTAAGCTCAATAATTTCCTGAGTTGATTTAATGTTCTTATTCATTTCTTTTAAAGGAAGATATTCTTTTCGATATGAGataagttgattttttaaagagagAATTTACTTTTCATTGTTTACTGCCATATCATAAGTAATGCTGAGGGTGTTTTGGGTATCTTTTAGTTGAATTGTCAAATCTTCGAGTCTCTTTTCGAAGCTTTGGATAATTTCATTTTTGTGTAGATTTAGAATTTCAACGAGTCTACTTTCCGTGATGCTCATAATCTTTTCCAGAGTTAAAATAATACTACAACTCTTACAAATAAGAATGAACTAATGATATTAAAGAAGGTTAGATCACTGGCAAGTACGGAGCTTTTATTTAAGCGGCCATTATTAACGCAATCGTATAGCAATTTGTATATCGTATAGCAATATTATTGTAAATCGtatagcaatatatatatatatatatatatatatatatatatatatatatatatatatatatatatatatatatatatatatatatatagatatatagatatagatatatatatatatatatatatacatatatatatatatatatatatatatatatatatatatatatatatatatatatatatatatatatgtatagatatatatttatgtatatacatatgtatatatatatatatatatatatatatatatatatatatatatatatatatatatatatatatatatatatataaatatacatatgttataatataataatttatatgtatgCATTTTGTGTTTGAGAATGACTGAATCTATAAATGTAGGTATAGCTTATATGGTATTATTTTTAGCACTTCCCTAAACGACTACTCCTATGCCCTTATTGCTATTGACAAAAATCTATCAATGCATTGATTTTCGATTCATATATGATGTCTTTTTCTTTGTGTTTACTTATTCgttacattttttcatttcatagTTATCATATGATGGATTTATGCGATATAGAAGAACAAAGTATTGTAAATttgtatgaatttttaaaaaacatctactAGTAATTAGTCCAGTTGACTTCTAAACTTCAATGTTGCATATGTCATTTTTAAGTCTAGGCTTTTCTAAATGTATTTCTTATTCACATGGTTTTACAAGCAAGGtctgcaagcaaatttgagctgaaaattttttttagcttttaaggAGAATTGATGttgttctttgtttaatttagtttgtttaaatatagtagttttaataaataaatgtttgtttattcttggttttttacttatttgctttcagattcttaagaactaggcaacttagctaagcaagttttgttttattttttagtgcaattggaaagagctgaaagctattttttagtgcaattggaaagaacTGAAGTGTTTTTTAGTCATTTCACACAGTATAACTGGTACTGACTTGAGTaagtttactatttttaaatttattttatattggatttattttatattagatattacGCTTCCGCTTCTAACGCGATAAGACGTATTTTTGAGGaggagaaaaaatttataaatttttaatattatgatattaaaaGCTGAGAGGCTCTAGAAAAGAGTATCAGCTTTAGAAAAAGCAATCAAAGCTGAAGACGACCAGTTAACTGAAAAGAACTAAAAAGTAGaagaactaataaaaaagttagaagataaaaattgtaatgatGAAAAAGGTAACGAGGAACTTTGGACTGATGTTGTAAAAGGTAAACAGAAGAGAAAATCAATAAATCAACTCAACCTGATTAATGCAGCagccaaaaaatcaaaaaaacgaaaaatgCGAGAAAagaatgtaattatttttggtttagCAGCATCTacgaataaaaataaagataatgcaTTTGacgagaataaaaaaaatgtgataattatttttaataaaattgatacaAATGTTAATATAGAACACATTATCAAGTTAAAAACGATGAACGAAAATCAACCACCTTTTATCGTTGTCTGAAAAGATAAAcatgaaagaaataaagttttaaagtcttcaaaagtattaaaagacGATGACTCGTTCTCGAAAGTATTCATAAATCCTGATCTTACAGAAGCAGAAAGACATAAAGCAAAACTCTTAAGAGAAGAATGTCACCGAATGAACActgaaagaaaacaaagaaatgaaaataattattatttcagtATCAGATATGATCGAGTAGTGAAAATTACTGTATAGCAATTACCAAAAAACTATAAGATTAACAAAATCGAATATCATAAATCAACGGACAGgaacaaaaaaatcatcaatgaaatatttaaaaaaataaattacgaGTCAAAATCAATTGAGTCAATAAACATATTAtctgaaaattcaaaaaaactaacaattaataataacgacgtaacagaaaattttttatcatgttGGTATTCAAATACTACATCATTAAATTGTAATTACAATGAATTTATTGCTGAAATAGTCACATCTTCCCCACAGATTTTTATTAGTGAAACATGGTTTAATGAAAAGTCATTAAGTAATGTTCCGGGTTATAATATATTTCGCAAAGATCGAGTAGGTAAACGAGGAGGGGGAGTATGCATATAtatcaaagaaaatattaaagtttctgttaatataatgttaatataataataataaaaactgttaatataataatattacagtttctgataaaatgttaaatgacGACGACTTAGAGCAAGTTTGGACATCACTGCATATTGGCAATGAAAAGATACTTTGCGGATGCATTTATAGACCAGGCACAATTGACTATGAatctaatctaaaaataataaattcaattaaacgAAGTTACAATCTATTGATAAATAGGAAGTATTCCGGCCTATTGATATGTGGAGATTTTAACTACTTTTCGATTAAATGGAATAAAGAAAACATCGGCGAACTTATTAATAATTCAGATATTTCTgctaaagagtttttaaaatgtttaaatgattgttttataACACAAAACGTAATTAAACCAACTTTTcaaattaatgaatttaaatccaATAACGTTCTTGACCTAATATTAACAGattcaaattatcaaattaatttgAATCATTTTGATAATTTGGGTGCACTTAGTCACGGTCATCAGATCCTAAAGTTTATGTATTgctttagaaataatttaaaaaaaacggaaacagtaaaaaaaatataactctgTACAAATACGGCAATTACAATGGCTTTTCCGATATGCTTAATAGCTACGACTGGCATcttgaattcaaaaatttagatgCTAATGTTTCATACAACAAATTTGTCGATATTTACAATAAAGgtcttatatattatattccaACAATTACAAAGggagttgttaaaacaaaagcGCCTTGGATGATCtcttacttaaaaaagttaattagaaagaaaagaaaCCTCTGGAGAAAATGTTTACATAatcgttttttaaacaaaggaaaTGTATTAGAATACAAATCAAttagaaataaagtaaaaaaagaaattaagaacCAAATTAAATTACATGAAACAACCATCGCcttaaacgttaaaaaaaaacccaaaagtAATTTATGcgtatataaacaaaaaatcaaaagttaaagAAGGAATTAACGCATTAAATGTAAACGGTAAActtgaaacaaattatttatcaatagCGCATTccttaaataactattttagcTCTGTTTTCACCAATGAAATTAGTGACAATATGccattctttaaaaataggacAAACATTATTTGTGATGACCCTACATTTTCACCGGACACAGTTTATATAATCCTAAAGTaactaaattcaaataaatgtacAGGAATTGATGGAGTTCGCCCATTTCCTTTAAAGTGTTGCGCAGATGCGTTCTCACTTCCTTTatcacttatttttaataaatcgtATGATACTAGAATAATTCTATCGATGTGGTTAAATGCTAATATAAcaccattatttaaaagtgGAGATAAATCGGAACCATCAAGTTATCGACCAGTATCACTTACTTCAGTTATAAGTAAAGTAATGGAACGTATCTTAAAAGCTACATTTATGTCGCACTTAGAAAATAACAATCTCTTGACTAAGGAACAACAtggattttctaaaaaaaaaaactgttgtaCAAACCTTATAGAGTTTATGGATCTAATAACTCAAGCAATGTAAGATAATTTACCAGTAGATATCATTTTCCTAGATATGAAAAAAGCTTTCGATTCCGTGCCTCACAACAGATTGTgtcttaaactaaaaagttatggatttaacaaaaaagcagTTAGATGGTGCAAAAATTTCGTAAGTAACAGAGTGCAACGTGTCGTCTGCAACTGCGGATTTTCAAATTGGTCTCCAGTTACAAGTGGAGTACCGCAAGGGTCTGTCTTGGGTCCGtttatgtttattgtttatataaacgacTTACCGAATGAGTTATCAACGAACTgtaaaatgtatgctgatgatattaaactaattaacaTAATTAGATCATCTTCTGATATAGAAAAGGCTCAAACAGATCTAAACAAATTAACGACATGGTCACAATTATggctattaaaatttaatgtcagCAAATGTAAACGCATGCATATAGGTAGCAAAAATACTAGGCATATATACACAATGTATGATTCAGTGCTAAATAGAGTTGAACTACcagaaacaaaaattgaaaaagatttaggAATTATGATTTCAAACGACTTAAAATGGTCTAGTCAAGTTAGTTATGCGTCTGGTAAAGCTATTAAAATGTTAGGAATAAcaaaacattcatttaaaaacttagacATAAACGCATCTAAATTGTTGTACACCTCTCTTGTAAGACCGTATCTAGACTACGCAAATTCAGTGTGGTGTCCTTACTTaga containing:
- the LOC136080115 gene encoding uncharacterized protein LOC136080115, producing MNKNIKSTQEIIELKIDDQTNRNMRNTLIFRGVKDEKNENWSTTENKLITVLVDHAKIYPEKTTTMVERAHRGYSYEHTPTESKAGDALLYISNKFAYKPRKDLNIYKSKELESVFVEIIIPKKHNIVVGRIYTHPLMMVEDFNNYYITPLINKLSNENKMIFLEGDYNIDLLKMNILSTKEFLNLLTTNYFMPHVIHPTRIVNNSKTLIDNIFSNVKSNDFTAGNITTAISDHLPQFLFVHNISKTLTTKKIVMERNWKAFNEVSFVNDFNKTYKDISNKSYDCNYMLTKTINVVNELLDIHAPHRKLNKMDIKFMAKPWISDDLKLSIKHKNKVFKKYTQSKNPVNKTIYHNEYKNIINLNPNNHTAPTILQQNNDLITNTKNIGNAFNNYFTTVGRDIQSKIPTSQNHFSDYLSNPNPNSFFIKPTDEYEIKIIMDSLDPCKSSGPNSIPIKILKLLRNEISIIFSNIFNISFSKGIFPNILKTAKVILIFKKDSKLLVSNYRPISL